A window of Hyperolius riggenbachi isolate aHypRig1 chromosome 1, aHypRig1.pri, whole genome shotgun sequence contains these coding sequences:
- the PDE4D gene encoding 3',5'-cyclic-AMP phosphodiesterase 4D isoform X7 produces MPEANYLLSVSWGYIKFKRMLNRELTHLSEMSRSGNQVSEYISNTFLDKQHEVEMPTPAQKEKDKKKRPMSQISGVKKLMHSSSLTNSNIPRFGVKSENEESLAKELEDVNKWGLNIFKVAEFSGNRPLTVVIHTIFQERDLLKTFKIPTDTLITYLMTLEDHYHADVAYHNNIHAADVAQSTHVLLSTPALEAVFTDLEILAAIFASAIHDVDHPGVSNQFLINTNSELALMYNDSSVLENHHLAVGFKLLQEENCDIFQNVTKKQRQSLRKMVIDIVLATDMSKHMNLLADLKTMVETKKVTSSGVLLLDNYSDRIQVLQNMVHCADLSNPTKPLQLYRHWTDRIMEEFFRQGDRERERGMEISPMCDKHNASVEKSQVGFIDYIVHPLWETWADLVHPDAQDILDTLEDNREWYQSTIPQSPSPAPDEQEEGRQGQTEKFQFELTLEEDGESDTEKDSGSQVEEDTSCSDSKTLCTQDSESTEIPLDEQVEEDECQTESSALDGEHSPDT; encoded by the exons TTCAAAAGGATGCTCAACCGGGAGCTCACGCATTTATCCGAAATGAGCCGGTCCGGCAACCAAGTTTCGGAATATATTTCAAACACCTTTTTAG ATAAACAACATGAAGTGGAGATGCCAACACCGGCCCAAAAAGAAAAGGATAAGAAGAAGAGACCCATGTCTCAGATCAGCGGAGTGAAGAAACTAATGCACAGCTCTAGTCTCACAAACTCGAATATTCCCAGGTTTGGAGTAAAAAGTGAAAACGAAGAATCTCTAGCCAAG GAACTTGAAGATGTGAACAAATGGGGCCTTAATATTTTCAAAGTAGCTGAATTTTCTGGAAACCGACCTCTCACAGTTGTCATTCACACAATCTTTCAG GAACGAGATCTGTTGAAGACTTTTAAGATACCTACGGACACTTTAATAACGTACTTAATGACTCTAGAAGATCATTACCACGCCGATGTGGCTTACCATAATAACATACACGCAGCTGATGTCGCCCAGTCTACTCACGTGCTGCTATCCACGCCAGCTTTGGAG GCTGTTTTCACGGACTTGGAAATCCTGGCCGCAATCTTTGCAAGTGCAATACACGACGTTGACCATCCCGGAGTCTCCAATCAGTTCTTAATAAACACAA ACTCAGAATTGGCCTTGATGTACAACGACTCCTCGGTTCTGGAGAACCACCATTTAGCTGTGGGCTTCAAGCTGCTACAAGAAGAGAACTGTGACATTTTCCAGAACGTGACCAAAAAGCAGAGACAATCATTACGGAAAATGGTCATTGACATA GTACTTGCAACAGACATGTCAAAGCATATGAATCTACTCGCCGATTTAAAAACTATGGTTGAAACCAAGAAAGTTACAAGTTCGGGGGTCCTCCTTCTCGACAACTATTCCGACAGGATACAG GTTCTGCAGAACATGGTACATTGTGCGGATCTCAGCAATCCAACTAAACCTCTGCAGCTCTACCGACACTGGACAGACCGGATAATGGAGGAGTTCTTCAGGCAGGGAGACCGTGAGAGGGAGCGAGGCATGGAAATAAGCCCCATGTGTGACAAGCACAACGCCTCTGTGGAAAAATCACAG GTTGGATTTATCGATTATATTGTTCATCCGCTGTGGGAAACCTGGGCAGATCTTGTACACCCTGATGCTCAAGATATACTGGACACTTTGGAGGACAATCGAGAGTGGTATCAAAGCACAATTCCCCAGAGTCCATCCCCTGCCCCAGATGAACAGGAAGAGGGTAGACAAGGCCAAACAGAGAAATTCCAGTTTGAACTAACGCTGGAAGAGGATGGGGAATCTGATACGGAGAAGGACAGTGGCAGTCAAGTGGAAGAAGACACCAGCTGTAGTGACTCCAAGACCCTTTGTACACAGGACTCTGAATCAACCGAGATCCCACTAGATGAGCAGGTGGAGGAAGACGAATGCCAGACAGAATCTAGTGCATTAGACGGAGAGCATTCCCCCGACACGTAA